In Kitasatospora sp. NBC_00240, the following are encoded in one genomic region:
- a CDS encoding slipin family protein translates to MTALIAVLVVLVILVLIALAMSIRIVRQYEKGVVFRFGRITGARDPGLRLIIPFADVMHHISLRIVTMPIQSQGIITRDNVSVDVSAVAYFRVVDAIKSVVAIENVNSAINQIAQTTLRKVVGRHTLDETLSETDRINLDIRQILDVTTTEWGVDVTLVELKDIQLPDTMKRAMAKQAEAEREKRAKIISAQGEALAASALGEASDTMMAHPLALQLRNLQSLVEIAVDKNSTVVFPAPLMSTIGELGSFLSREATAAAAPAPHPRPDTPDTQLATKSVHLPAPDPVHVPAPNGATRTP, encoded by the coding sequence ATGACCGCCCTGATAGCGGTCCTGGTGGTGCTCGTCATCCTGGTCCTGATCGCGCTCGCGATGTCGATCCGCATCGTCCGGCAGTACGAAAAGGGGGTCGTCTTCCGGTTCGGCCGGATCACCGGAGCACGCGACCCGGGACTGCGCCTGATCATCCCGTTCGCCGACGTCATGCACCACATCTCACTGCGGATCGTCACCATGCCGATCCAGTCCCAGGGCATCATCACCCGCGACAACGTCAGCGTCGACGTCTCCGCCGTCGCCTACTTCCGCGTCGTGGACGCCATCAAGTCGGTCGTCGCCATCGAGAACGTGAACTCCGCGATCAACCAGATCGCCCAGACGACCCTGCGCAAGGTCGTCGGCCGGCACACCCTGGACGAGACCCTGTCCGAGACCGACCGCATCAACCTGGACATCCGCCAGATCCTGGACGTCACCACGACCGAATGGGGCGTGGACGTCACCCTGGTCGAACTCAAGGACATCCAACTGCCCGACACCATGAAGCGCGCGATGGCCAAGCAGGCCGAAGCCGAGCGGGAGAAGCGCGCCAAGATCATCAGTGCGCAGGGAGAGGCCCTGGCCGCCTCCGCACTCGGCGAAGCCTCCGACACGATGATGGCCCACCCGCTCGCCCTCCAACTGCGCAACCTGCAGAGCCTCGTCGAGATCGCCGTCGACAAGAACAGCACCGTCGTCTTCCCTGCACCCCTGATGAGCACCATCGGCGAACTCGGCTCCTTCCTCTCCCGCGAGGCGACCGCCGCCGCCGCTCCCGCACCACACCCACGCCCGGACACCCCGGACACCCAACTCGCGACCAAGTCCGTTCACCTACCTGCTCCCGACCCCGTTCACGTACCGGCGCCCAACGGGGCGACCAGGACCCCGTAG